The DNA window ATGGATCTACAGCCCGGAGTCTTAATGGCTGGGCCCTTGCCTTGTCTATTATCACCTTGATAATGTTCATCATCACAGTGGTTATAAGTGTGACAATTCTGATTTCTTCTCTGGAAAAACATAggataaattattaaaatgtttgtttttcagttttgcaAAGCAAAATGATTATTTCTGTCAATTTGTCAGTGGTAGAATGTTTGGagaaatttttaataaaaaaatgcaataatgaTGAACCTGTGTTGTCGTACAATTTTTAAGATGTGTTTGAGGGAAGAATGGACTTTTAAGTGTTGTGGAATGGAAAAACTAAGTTCTTCACCGTCCCAGCTTTGTTTGAAATGGATCCTTAAAGCACTGATCAGCATAAGACAGGGAAATAGAATATAGataatgtttaattttgaaaggaaatatttttaaacacttcataaaatatttatacagGAAAAAAGAGTCAATTGTAAAGTCTGTAATAGTGCAAAGTAGAAATGATGTACACTATTTGTAGGGCATATTACTGAATGCTAaatcttttataaatatttagtgTTGCATATCTTCATCATTATCCATTCATTTTAAGTCTGTCTGTAGCTGTTTTTAAGCTAAGGGTTAAGATCATAAAAAAaacggattccaaaaaagttgggacactaaacaaattgtgaataaaaactgaatgcaatgatgtggagatggcaaatgtcaatattttattcgtaatagaacatagacgacagatcaaaagtttaatctgagtaaatgtaacattttaaaggaaaaatatgttcattcaaaatttcacagtgtcagcaaatcccaaaaaagttgggacaagtagcagtaagtggctggaaaaaggaaattgagcatataacgaacagctggaagaccaattaacactaattaggtcaattgacaacatgattgggtataaaaagagcttctcagagtgtcagtgtctctctgaagccaagattgttgcacagaaagatagtgcagcaataccagcaTGGTGTTACCcaatgtaaaatagcaaagacttttaagttatcatcatcaaccgagcataacatcatcaaaagattcagggaATCTGGAACagttgctgtgcgtaagggtcaaggccataaaactctactggaagccatttctaaccaagctccacaagctcagacgtttgcactgggccaggggtcttttaaaatggagtgtggcaaaatggaagactgttctgtggtcagatgagtcacgatttgaagttctttatggaacaatgggacgccatgtcatccggaccagagaggacaaggataacccaagttgttatcaacgctccgttcagaagcctgcatcactgatggtatggggttgcatgagtgcttgtggcatgggcagcttgcatgtctggaaaggcaccattaatgcagagaactatgttcaggttctagaacaacatatgctcccatctagacgtcatctctttcagggaagaccctgcatttttcaacaagataatgccagaccacattctgcagcaatcacaacatcatggctacgtaggagaaggatccggggactgaaatggccagcctgcagtccacatctttcacctatagagaacatttggcgcatcataaagaggaaggtgcgacaaagaaggcccaagatgattgaacagttagaggcctgtattagacatgaatgggagagcattcctatttctaaacttgagaaactggtctcctctgtccccaaacgtctgttgagtgttgtaagaaggggggatgccacacagtggtaaaaaatggccttgtcccaactttttggggatttgttgacgccatgaaattttgaaacaatatatttttcccttaaaatgatacattctctcagtttaatattttgatctgtgatttgtgttctattctgaataaaatattagatgttggcacctccacatcattgcattcagtttttattcacaatttgtttagtgtcccaacttttttggaatccggtttgtatttgtCACCTTACATACTCCACAGTTCACCATAAGTGTTAAGTTCAGATAGCAGAGCCGTTTCTTCAATGAATCTGGGTTTGTAGGTACTTTGATATTAACATCATCGTTTCATCAAAGACCAGAGACATTTTCTTATGCTGTAGGTCCTCTTAATGTTCTAGTCCTGTTATAAACAATAGAGAATGATGTTTATAGTGTACACTTGGGACACTTATAATAATGCAATATAAACTGAAATCtataatttgttaattcacttGAACCATTACATAACAAACTAATTGCAAAGAAaaggttttcagtgttttcaatcTTAATTGTTAAATGTTAACAAATTTTGAAGTTGATATTATGGACCTTAGATGATGAATAACCTACATTTTTGCAAACTTGCATTGAAAAATGTCCtgtttgaactttttgacaatTTTCTGTGAAGAATGAGCAATTGGTGaatattcattttattcattcattcattcattcattcattcattcattctctgtaacagcttatccagttcagggtcgctatgggtccagagcctacctggaataattgggaacaaggcaggaatacagggggcaccagttcttcacagggcaacactcacacattcactctcacacatatggacacattttgagtctccaaataacctactaacgtgtgtttttggactgtagaggaaacccacacggacacagggagaaaacaccaaactcctcatagtcagtcacccagagcgggactcaaacccacaacctccaggagctgtgtgactacgacacgacctgctgctccactgtgaccACCTAATAttccttttatatattttgtattcacctgtttattgtgttttagaaatgtgtgatttattttctataaatgttAAACTGTAccaaaaattacataattattgcattttacaaaatgtcccaactttttgagAAATGGGTTTTGTACATCACCAGATGTGTGACtgatcaaaaattaaaaacatattaaagaGAAAGCTGCCTTAATTTTAAACTGACCTGGCAAATGAAAGGGAGCTCTTCACCACAATAAGCATCCAGCCAGTTAGTTTTATTGCCAATTATTTTGCCACAGAACTGGCTGATGGGGTCCACTGGAAATGTAGAACTCCAGTTAGAAAAGTGCACATAGGGTCCTCCAGTCCAAAGCCATGGGGCACACATGAACATCATGTTCCGCTCAAGCCCAATCCATACCCCATTAGGATAGACCTCATTCTGTAGCATCTGCACAACATAGTCTTGCACTGTATCATTTACAATGTGCACCAAAGTCTTGTGATTTTTCCAACAGTACTGAAGTGCTTCAGTCCAGTTTTTTGTTTGATTAATGAAGGTCAGGTTATCTGACagaagaaatataaaacaaattgtGAGAATGTTTTTTAGGATTAAGTACACAttaacttgtatattatacctTGATATCAGAAACAGAAATAACATGGCTCTGTATGTGTTCTTGAATTTTGCTGAATTGCTTATTTATATAACTGCGGAATATATTTACATCTcttgaatgtgttttttttttctttctttctttcatttttttgttgtgGGTGAACACAATCACTTACTTTTTCATTTACATCCCAACTATAAAAAATATGTGAACCATaaacaattatatttatttctgctTGGCTTTAGGAAGGGACTGTGAAATGTAACCTAATCTTCATCATGGTCATAGTAATATGTATAGATAACTTCCTTTCATTTTCAGAATCGCAACAATGTTATTACATCCCAAACCTGAAATTGACCCTGATAGTGGATAATGAGAAGAGAATAATTATATTACCATCCTTAAAATTTTACTTTAGATTAGATTAAAACAGATGTACAAAAGGCACCAGACAGGTACTTTTACTGCTACTCAAATATACTAAAGTCAGTGAAGaactcttttattttataatatatcaaAACATATTTAACTGCTAAGtctttgtgtttaatttcagttaTTCAATATTTTGTGGCAGTTACAATGCAATgaaaaattacataaaaaatactGTAACTAATTTATTACACATAACCTGGTTAGAAAATCTGAATTTCTAAGTTCAACAGTGACTCACAAGAGTGGGTTCCTTTGAAGGTTGAACTGGTGGGTGGTGGAACTGTGGCGTTCACATTGGAATTGGTGAACTGTGCAGTACCATTGGTTGTCACTGTGGAAACATAGGAGATGATTTTCTTGATTCCAATCAATAatgtacaattataataattaataataataataataattacaggTATTTTAACTTATCATGTAAAATCCTTTACACTCTACCTGTATTCCTACAATATCTTATACATTATAATATCAGATTTAAATGGGATCCGCTTACATCAGTTCACATAGAAGACGGACAGTGTAGTGGGAGCCATTTTGCACACCATTATGTCCAGTGATATAATCTAAAGTTTAAGCAGGCAAGACCCCTTATCTTCTTATACTGTTGTAAAGTTAGCCACTTAAATTCTGGTCACTTTCCATTACATATAAATCGGATTAATATGAGCATACCTGAGTAACAGAGGAACATGCTGCTTGTTGAACAATTATCAGGTGTCAGGTATATTTTGTCTTTAATTTTAATGCAACTCTTCCTGTTGTTGGGATCATCACCTGGAATACATTTCGGCAGTTTCCCACTGGACCATCTCCAGATGTTTCTTCTCAGTCCAATCCAAACACTTGTATTGTTAGGAGCAGTATTAATGAACATGTTTTGCTCATCCATAGTGGTGATAACTGCAAGATCACCACTAATATTTGTGCAGGCATTATAAGCCCCATCCCACATTGTAGACATGTTTTTATATACAAATGTCTTCTTCATAATTCCACTTGTATTTGTCACTGTGAAAAAATAGACACAACCTGTATTACAAAGAGATGTCTTCTCTGCTAACTCATTTACATTTCTGGTGAGAATGTTTATTAATGGCCCCTGTTCTTCCtaaacatattaataaataacccaaaagaaatatattatttttgcaaACACTCTAAATTACCTTCTTATTTTTCCATCtttgaatgaaaatatttatctcaaaataaaaatagaaaaatacaaaggagcttattattattactaatattattattatttatgttattaCCTATCTGACACATATATGATTGCTTAAGCAAACAATTATCTGATCTCCACTTTCCTGAGAATGAGGAAACACAGTCATAACCAGATTTATTCTCATAGCTTGGTTCCCAGTGGAAGAAGGTGGCATTTTCCCCATTTGACCACATCCATTGAGTTTCATTGTGAAGTCCAATCCATACTTCATTTGCTGATGAACGTACAGCTGCCAATGCTTCACCCCAGTCTCTCTGATCATAGATAATGGCAAGGTCTTTGTAGTTGTTCATACAGTAACTCTTTGCATCTGTCCAATTCTTCGTGTCATTCACAAGATGATATATTTTTCCTAAAAAAGATGTTCTAGATGTTAGTGCCAGAATGGAGAATATATAGAAATTAACATAAGTATGTATTCCACCAAAAAGTAGCAAACTATATTGTACAAGTCTTATACATCTaaaatcattgttattatttaaaataattctcaaGAAGTGTTATGCATGTAGAAAATTATACATAATAGCAAtaagtacaaaaatataaatgcagtaaaattaaAAGAATGTTTTTCTAAAACAAAATGGATGTGAGTTAGTGTGAAGAaggtcaatcaatcaatcaatcaaattttatttatatagcgcttttcacaacataaagtcgtcacaaagcagctttacagagatccgggtccaagcctcctatgagcaagccaggggcaacagtggcaaggaaaaactccctcagcacacgagaaagaaaccttggaaggaaccaagactcatacggggaacccatcctcctcgggtcgacaccggagacacaacagagaacagaagtaaaagtgaaatgaccgatgaaggggttatagtaatataaatgtagtatattagtgatgatggagaagcagaaatgaaaatggtgaggatgatgatattagtgatgtatgagtctgatgaaggaggaggtgatcagggattcagtgtgagttaaaattaggtgcagagttaatctgagataaaacagcatggccaagcatgatagtgtagatgagacaaggccaggatcttgtacaggacacaggggctggatcagggcaacacctggagagcagcaggacatctcaaagcatgagagagagacaggagaaagaaagccagacaaagggaacaaataaaaacacagaggttagtagggtcatggtaaagaacggggaaatttgtcctgcgaaaaaagcttccactggtcaggcaagagaacccagcgacagacagcgtgttggcggttactacacagctaactaagaatgctgtagctatggtgatatgacagggttaacacagaacagtgataatatgaaaaccagcccgaacaccaatatagaaggagtaacctgaaggtgagtgattaaccaaaagcttgtttgaaaaggtaggtttttaatctagatttaaagattgagagtgtgtctgagccccgaacagtaaccggaaggctattccagagttgaggagctttgtgagaaaaggctcttcctcctgctgtgtttttcttaatgcgaggaacaaagagtagatgggcatcctgtgaacgaagtgtacgtgacgggcgataaggtatgagaagttcagtaagatactgcgggcctaaaccatttagagatttataagctaagaggagtattttatagtcaatgcgaaattttacaggtagccagtgtagggacgagagaactggggtgatatgttcgaattttctagctctagtgagcaccctggctgctgcattttgaactaactgaagcttgtgtaatgctttgcacgagctccctgccaggagcgcattgcagtattctagacgtgaagttataaaagcatgcactagtttctctgcatcttttaatgataaaatatgccgaattttggcaatattgcgtaggtggaagaaggcggttttgactgtattggatatgtgggtatcaaatgtgagagtcgaatcaaagactacccctaagtttttaatgatggcattgtgttttactgttgaattatcaatagcagcatttctgagtgaatgtatctgagtatctttacctagtaacaagacctcagttttatcagaatttaacatgagaaagttttgcatcatccagtctttaatttcagttagacattctgttattttatgtagacaagcaacatcattgggtttggctgatatatacagttgtgtgtcatcagcataacagtggaattgaataccatgcttacggattaagAAGGTTTTCTCCAGATGTtcatgattgtatagatttaaAGCACCGTTACACACAGAACATcactaattattataataaagttatttatttttataaataaaacccCTAATAGTCGGGTTTAGTTTTTAGGTGTtattggggtgtgtgtggggggggggggggtgaaaagTCAAGTCATTGAGCAAATCGCTTCATGAATCGAGTGAAAAttcaaatcaatgattcaaGACAACATTGCTAGTAATACACAGCCGTGGGGAAACTCAAGAGACGACACACTGTTCGCCTTAAACACTGGATTATACTTCAGAACACGTGTTTGTCACATAGCAGCAGAAACCCACGCACAAACACATTGGAAGTCTTGAAAAGAAACTGAGCGAGCTGCATGGAACGAATTGTGGGGGTGGGGCGAGGGGGTGGACGACGTTGTCAAGGTGGCTGCTCTTAACTGTAAAGCACTGCAAGaaacttacctagtgttcctttaagttagAGTTTTTCCATGAACTGCAACTCAAATGAAAAGCTGCACTGTCAACAGTGATTCAAAAAAGTAAAGCACcagttttctttggacaatgaTGAAATGAATctacagacatttattaagtaAAGGTTGAACCAAAACGGAGGACATTTTATAATGGAGAGTATGTTTTCACATGCATTTTTCCTTAACATGTACACAGTCAGAAAGGAAATATAAAAACGAATCCGTGAAAAAACTGTCTGAACAAAACAAATTTGTGTAAATGTCTTTTGATTTCTCATGCATTGATGGGTGAATCACTGCTACCTGGTATATTACATAGTAAATGCACGgctcaaaagcaaaacacaaaTTATGTTTGAGTCATTAGTTAATCTTAGTTTTAATGCCAGGAGAATCACTCCTTGTGAGATACAGATACAAAAACAGAGCATAGTGGTAACTTGAAACTCAGAagatatgtttgtttttgtgataaATCAAGAACATATACTAATCTCTTTTTGATTAAAAGCAACTATtttcactcagaaaaaaagtattttagttcattcattatctgtaaccgctggTGCCTGCCAGTGCCAGGACACTTtttatgagtcgccaatccacctaccaacgtgtgtttttggactgtgggaggaaaccggagcacccagaggaaacccacgcggacacggggagaacacaccaactcctcacagacagtcacctggagcaggaatcaaacccacaacctccaggtccctggagctgtgtgacagcgacactacctgctgcgccac is part of the Hoplias malabaricus isolate fHopMal1 chromosome 4, fHopMal1.hap1, whole genome shotgun sequence genome and encodes:
- the LOC136694603 gene encoding macrophage mannose receptor 1-like; the encoded protein is MVSVDVCLLFFFMVFLDGHSKVSCNCNSSSSQDQSGKIYHLVNDTKNWTDAKSYCMNNYKDLAIIYDQRDWGEALAAVRSSANEVWIGLHNETQWMWSNGENATFFHWEPSYENKSGYDCVSSFSGKWRSDNCLLKQSYMCQIVTNTSGIMKKTFVYKNMSTMWDGAYNACTNISGDLAVITTMDEQNMFINTAPNNTSVWIGLRRNIWRWSSGKLPKCIPGDDPNNRKSCIKIKDKIYLTPDNCSTSSMFLCYSVTTNGTAQFTNSNVNATVPPPTSSTFKGTHSYNLTFINQTKNWTEALQYCWKNHKTLVHIVNDTVQDYVVQMLQNEVYPNGVWIGLERNMMFMCAPWLWTGGPYVHFSNWSSTFPVDPISQFCGKIIGNKTNWLDAYCGEELPFICQSKKIKQLLISIATTY